In Piliocolobus tephrosceles isolate RC106 chromosome 6, ASM277652v3, whole genome shotgun sequence, the following are encoded in one genomic region:
- the LOC111522532 gene encoding olfactory receptor 4F3/4F16/4F29, whose product MDGKNHSVVSEFVFLGLTHSWEIQLLLLVFSSVLYMASITGNILIVFSVTTDPHLHSPMYFLLASLSFIDLGACSVTSPKMIHDLFRECKVISFSGCIAQIFIHIIGGVEMVLLIAMAFDRYVAICKPLHYLTVMSPRMCILFLAVAWTLGVSHSLFQLAFLVNLPFCGPNVLDSFYCDLPRLLRLACTDTYRLLFMVTVNSGFICVGTFFVLLISYIFILFTVRKHSSGGSSKALSTLSAHITVVLLFFGPPMFVYTWPHLNSQMDKFLAIFDAVLTPFLNPVVSTFRNKEMKAAIKRVCKQLVIYKKIS is encoded by the coding sequence ATGGATGGTAAGAATCACTCAGTGGTATCTGAGTTTGTGTTTCTGGGACTCACTCATTCATGGGAGATCCAGCTCCTCCTCCTAGTGTTTTCCTCTGTGCTCTACATGGCAAGCATTACTGGAAACATCCTCATTGTGTTTTCTGTGACCACTGACCCTCACTTACACTCCCCCATGTACTTTCTACTGGCCAGTCTCTCCTTCATTGACTTAGGAGCCTGCTCTGTTACTTCTCCCAAGATGATTCATGATCTGTTCAGAGAGTGCAAAGTCATCTCCTTTTCAGGCTGCATTGCTCAAATCTTCATCCACATCATTGGTGGTGTGGAGATGGTGCTGCTCATAGCCATGGCCTTTGACAGATATGTGGCCATATGTAAGCCCCTCCACTATCTGACCGTTATGAGCCCaagaatgtgcattttatttctggCTGTTGCCTGGACCCTTGGTGTCAGTCACTCCCTGTTCCAACTGGCATTTCTTGTTAATTTACCCTTCTGTGGCCCTAATGTATTGGACAGCTTCTACTGTGATCTTCCTCGACTTCTCAGACTAGCCTGCACTGACACCTACAGATTGCTGTTCATGGTCACTGTCAACAGTGGGTTTATCTGTGTGGGTACTTTCTTCGTACTTCTAATCTCCTATATCTTCATCCTGTTTACTGTTAGGAAACATTCCTCAGGTGGTTCATCCAAGGCCCTTTCCACTCTTTCAGCTCACATCACAGTGGTCCTTTTGTTCTTTGGCCCACCCATGTTTGTGTATACATGGCCACACCTTAATTCACAGATGGACAAGTTTCTGGCTATTTTTGATGCAGTTCTCACTCCTTTTCTGAATCCAGTCGTCTCTACATTCAGGAATAAGGAGATGAAGGCAGCAATAAAGAGAGTATGCAAACAGCTGGTGATTTACAAGAAGATCTCATAA